The Mauremys reevesii isolate NIE-2019 linkage group 13, ASM1616193v1, whole genome shotgun sequence genome contains a region encoding:
- the LOC120380118 gene encoding olfactory receptor 6B1-like, with protein sequence MENQTGLREFILLGFPTQLELQALLFLVFLLIYVLTVTENVVIILVVKQNHKLHKPMYYFLGNLSFLEIWYVSVTLPKLLVGFWSQNKSISFPSCMAQLYFFISLMCTECVLLAVMAYDRYMAICHPLRYPAIMTHRLCLQLAALSWAGGFSISLVKVYFISRLTFCGPGVINHFFCDISPVLNLACTDMSVAEMVDFALALVILLLPLAVTTLSYLCIIATILHIPTTQGKKKAFSTCASHLTVVIIFFSATVFMYARPRRIHPFNLNKVVSIFYAVVTPALNPLIYCLRNKEVKEVLRKTLDRNCSLTNQIGMES encoded by the coding sequence ATGGAGAACCAAACCGGCCTCAGGGAATTCATCCTTCTGGGATTCCCTACCCAACTGGAGCTCCAGGCCTTGCTCTTCCTGGTCTTTTTGCTTATCTACGTACTGACGGTCACAGAGAACGTGGTCATCATCCTGGTGGTGAAACAGAACCACAAGCTCCACAAGCCCATGTACTACTTCCTGGGGAACCTGTCCTTCCTGGAGATCTGGTACGTCTCGGTCACCCTGCCCAAGCTGCTGGTGGGCTTCTGGTCTCAGAACAAGAGCatctccttccccagctgcatGGCCCAGCTCTACTTCTTCATCTCTCTCATGTGCACTGAATGCGTCCTCCTGGCTGTCATGGCCTACGACCGCTACATGGCCATCTGCCACCCACTGCGCTACCCAGCCATCATGACCCACCGGCTCTGCTTACAGCTGGCAGCTCTCTCCTGGGCGGGTGGCTTCTCCATCTCCCTGGTCAAGGTGTACTTCATCTCTCGGTTAACGTTTTGTGGTCCTGGGGTCATCAACCACTTCTTCTGTGACATCTCCCCAGTGCTCAACCTGGCCTGCACCGACATGTCTGTGGCAGAGATGGTGGACTTTGCCCTGGCCTTGGTCATCCTGCTGCTCCCACTTGCTGTCACCACCCTCTCCTACCTGTGCATTATCGCCACCATCCTGCAcatccccaccacccagggcaaGAAGAAAGCCTTCTCCACTTGCGCCTCCCACCTCACTGTGGTCATCATCTTCTTCTCAGCCACTGTCTTCATGTATGCCCGGCCCAGGAGGATCCACCCTTTCAACCTCAACAAGGTGGTGTCTATCTTTTACGCCGTGGTCACCCCAGCACTGAACCCTCTGATCTACTGCCTGAGGAACAAGGAAGTGAAAGAAGTCCTGAGGAAAACCCTGGACAGGAACTGCTCCCTGACCAATCAGATAGGCATGGAATCATAG
- the LOC120380675 gene encoding olfactory receptor 12-like produces METMKERNHTALTEFILLGFGTGPGLKVGPFVVFLAIYMTTVLGNIIMVFLIRASSRLHTPMYFFLMNLSLLDLFYSSTIAPKAMASFLAGGKTISFIGCATQFFFFGVFVTTETFILAAMAYDRYTAICNPLRYPIAMSKQVCVQLLVGSYVCGGVNSMVQTVFTFTLCFCGSNEIDHFFCDIPPLLSLSCTNTDINELVLFTLSSLIIVSTSMVILISYAYIISAILRIRSAEGRHRAFSTCASHMMSVSLFYGTLTFMYAQPSSLSAPAQNKVVSVFYTLVIPMLNPLIYSLRNKDVKEALGRTISSVFLK; encoded by the coding sequence ATGGAGACAATGAAAGAGAGAAACCACACAGCACTGACAGAATTCATCCTGCTGGGGTTTGGAACTGGTCCGGGGCTCAAGGTGGGCCCCTTTGTGGTGTTTCTAGCAATTTACATGACAACTGTGCTGGGGAACATCATCATGGTCTTCCTCATTAGAGCGAGCTCTCGTCTGCACAcgcccatgtatttcttcctcatgAACCTGTCACTCTTAGACCTCTTCTACTCCTCTACCATTGCCCCCAAAGCCATGGCGAGCTTCCTAGCAGGCGGCAAAACCATTTCCTTCATTGGATGTGCCACCCAATTCTTCTTCTTTGGTGTCTTTGTCACCACTGAGACATTCATCCTGGCAGCCATGGCATATGATCGATACACCGCCATCTGCAACCCGCTCCGGTATCCCATCGCCATGTCCAAACAGGTTTGCGTTCAACTACTGGTGGGTTCCTATGTTTGTGGTGGTGTAAATTCCATGGTGCAAACAGTTTTCACCTTTACACTGTGTTTCTGTGGGTCCAATGAGATCGATCACTTCTTCTGTGACATTCCACCCCTGCTAAGCCTCTCATGCACCAACACAGACATCAATGAACTGGTGCTGTTCACTTTATCCAGCCTCATCATCGTGAGCACCTCCATGGTCATTCTCATCTCCTATGCCTACATCATCTCTGCCATTCTCAGGATTCGCTCTGCTGAGGGCAGACAcagagccttctccacctgcgccTCCCACATGATGTCTGTGAGTTTATTTTATGGTACTCTTACGTTCATGTATGCTCAGCCCAGTTCACTATCTGCTCCAGCTCAGAACAAAGTGGTGTCTGTGTTTTATACCCTGGTCATCCCTATGTTGaatcccctcatctacagcctgaggaacaaggatgTGAAAGAAGCTTTGGGAAGAACCATcagctcagtgtttttaaaatga